One genomic window of Pirellulales bacterium includes the following:
- a CDS encoding isoprenylcysteine carboxylmethyltransferase family protein produces the protein MATTTMVEDRTPMRWNWLVRSRAWVSLLIIAPFAIGCVFSKPPAVEGSWGDLGCDFIGWFLFMVGAGWRWWATIYIGGRKHWMIVTDGPYSVCRNPLYVGTLFMSLAVVFFLESFTLGLGLILMSGYYLSITVLTEEQMLREKFGQPFDEYCQRVPRFWPRFRLLQTPQKLIVSVRGLWSEAMRTSRWLWLPVLCELVSYLRAEAWWPRLFHLP, from the coding sequence ATGGCCACGACGACGATGGTGGAAGATCGCACCCCAATGCGATGGAATTGGTTGGTGCGTTCGCGGGCCTGGGTCAGTTTGCTGATTATCGCCCCATTTGCGATCGGCTGCGTCTTTTCCAAGCCGCCCGCCGTCGAGGGCTCTTGGGGCGATCTGGGCTGCGATTTCATCGGCTGGTTTCTGTTCATGGTCGGCGCCGGATGGCGCTGGTGGGCCACGATCTACATCGGCGGCCGAAAGCATTGGATGATCGTCACCGATGGCCCGTATTCCGTCTGCCGCAATCCGCTGTACGTCGGCACGCTGTTCATGTCGCTTGCCGTCGTGTTCTTCCTTGAATCGTTCACACTTGGGCTGGGCCTGATATTGATGTCGGGCTACTACTTGTCGATCACCGTCTTGACGGAAGAGCAGATGCTGCGCGAGAAATTCGGCCAACCGTTCGATGAGTATTGCCAGCGTGTGCCGCGGTTCTGGCCGCGGTTTCGATTGCTGCAAACTCCCCAAAAGCTCATCGTGAGCGTACGCGGCTTGTGGTCGGAAGCGATGCGAACCAGTCGCTGGCTGTGGCTGCCGGTGCTGTGCGAACTGGTTTCCTATCTGCGCGCCGAAGCATGGTGGCCGCGGCTGTTCCACTTGCCATAA
- the tatC gene encoding twin-arginine translocase subunit TatC: MAELNEDDLFRHSSMSFGEHLEELRTRLFRAAMWLFFGVIIGFVIGQWVIQLIEAPMENALANFYEQKARAELLAKGELPPLDQRLINDGFISEEVYIQPTVVLKELSHTFPELSKLPDVSKSAGDAKPPAGDAANPPGDAAKPPGDAAKPTGAAASAAAPSPNDAKLLPIMIWRESKNDPRVQLQSFNAIEPFMIYLKAAMLTGVILASPMIFRELWLFVAAGLYPHERRYVYIFLPFSIGLFLAGVLMGFFVAFPIVLKFLLGFNQYLNINPQQRIEEFFSFVLFLPLAFGVGFQLPLVMLFMNRIGLVSVQAYRKQWRIAILAIFVIAMILMPSPDVSSMALLAVPMSLLYFGGIALCAYTSGRRPAGLGGE, from the coding sequence ATGGCCGAATTAAACGAAGACGACCTGTTCCGCCACAGTTCGATGAGCTTCGGGGAGCACCTCGAAGAACTGCGGACCCGGCTGTTTCGCGCGGCGATGTGGTTGTTTTTCGGCGTGATCATCGGCTTCGTCATTGGCCAATGGGTCATCCAGCTCATCGAAGCCCCGATGGAAAATGCGCTGGCGAATTTCTATGAGCAGAAAGCCCGTGCCGAGCTATTGGCAAAGGGAGAGCTTCCGCCACTCGACCAGCGGCTAATCAACGACGGCTTCATCAGCGAAGAGGTGTACATTCAGCCGACGGTGGTGCTCAAGGAGCTTTCGCACACATTTCCGGAATTATCAAAATTGCCGGACGTGTCAAAATCAGCCGGCGACGCGAAACCGCCGGCCGGCGATGCCGCGAATCCGCCAGGCGATGCGGCAAAACCACCCGGCGACGCCGCAAAGCCGACCGGCGCCGCTGCCAGCGCCGCCGCTCCCTCGCCGAACGATGCCAAGCTGCTGCCGATCATGATTTGGCGCGAGAGCAAGAACGACCCGCGCGTGCAGCTCCAGTCGTTCAATGCGATCGAGCCGTTCATGATTTATCTCAAGGCGGCGATGCTGACAGGCGTGATCCTCGCCAGCCCGATGATTTTTCGCGAATTGTGGCTATTCGTTGCCGCCGGCTTGTATCCGCATGAGCGGCGTTACGTCTATATTTTTCTTCCGTTCAGCATCGGGTTGTTCCTGGCGGGAGTGTTGATGGGGTTTTTCGTGGCGTTTCCAATCGTATTGAAGTTCCTCTTAGGCTTCAATCAATATCTCAATATCAATCCGCAGCAGCGCATCGAGGAGTTTTTCAGTTTCGTGCTGTTTTTGCCGTTGGCGTTTGGCGTCGGGTTTCAATTGCCGCTGGTGATGCTATTCATGAATCGGATCGGCTTGGTGTCGGTGCAAGCGTATCGAAAGCAATGGCGGATCGCCATTCTGGCGATTTTCGTGATCGCGATGATCTTGATGCCGTCACCCGACGTTTCGAGTATGGCCCTTCTGGCAGTGCCGATGTCGCTGCTCTATTTTGGCGGGATTGCGCTCTGTGCCTACACCAGCGGCCGCCGCCCGGCAGGCCTCGG
- a CDS encoding glycosyltransferase family 2 protein has translation MCRRKLSVVIPAYNEDGTIAATVEDLRSALVEEGIPFEIIVVNDNSTDSTAAVVEAIAVCEPRVRMLHRRPPGGFGRAIRTGLDAVSGDFVVIYMADYSDHPADVIAYYRKLEEGYDCVFGSRFIKGSHVENYPWMKLVVNRIVNKMIQWLFWCRFNDLTNAFKAYRAEVIRAAGPFRASHFNITIEMSLSALIRKYHIVQIPISWSGRTAGVSKLKMVEMGRRYLSTLAKVMAERFLIGDDVLAERLALHAQEADETASLEDRVRALEDWQDASLRRERTQASEDCNADLKTNLLLTKPR, from the coding sequence ATGTGCCGTCGCAAGTTGTCGGTCGTAATTCCTGCCTACAATGAGGACGGCACGATCGCCGCCACCGTTGAGGATTTGCGGAGCGCATTGGTCGAGGAGGGGATTCCGTTCGAGATCATCGTGGTGAACGACAACAGTACCGACAGCACCGCGGCGGTAGTCGAAGCGATCGCCGTGTGCGAGCCGCGAGTGCGAATGCTGCACCGCAGGCCGCCGGGGGGATTCGGCCGCGCAATCCGAACCGGGCTTGATGCCGTCTCCGGTGATTTCGTCGTGATCTACATGGCCGACTATTCGGACCATCCGGCCGATGTCATCGCCTATTATCGGAAGCTCGAAGAGGGCTACGACTGCGTCTTCGGCTCTCGGTTCATCAAGGGCAGCCACGTCGAAAACTATCCATGGATGAAGCTTGTTGTGAACCGCATCGTGAACAAGATGATTCAGTGGCTCTTTTGGTGCCGCTTCAATGACCTGACGAACGCGTTCAAAGCGTATCGTGCGGAGGTGATCCGCGCCGCGGGGCCATTCCGCGCCAGCCACTTCAACATCACAATCGAGATGTCGCTCAGCGCGCTAATTCGAAAATACCACATCGTTCAAATCCCCATTTCGTGGAGTGGCCGGACGGCTGGTGTCTCAAAATTGAAAATGGTCGAAATGGGCCGCCGCTATCTAAGCACGCTGGCTAAAGTGATGGCAGAGCGATTTTTGATCGGCGACGATGTGCTGGCGGAGCGACTGGCGCTGCATGCCCAAGAGGCCGATGAAACGGCGTCGTTGGAGGATCGGGTGCGGGCGTTGGAAGACTGGCAAGATGCATCCCTGCGGCGCGAACGCACGCAAGCGAGCGAGGATTGCAATGCGGACTTGAAAACGAATCTCTTGCTGACAAAACCCCGCTAG
- a CDS encoding ABC transporter ATP-binding protein, with the protein MIETRDLTKKYGDLFAVQSLDIKLEPGDVFGFIGPNGSGKTTTMRMLATLLNPTWGEAYVGGYSIYTKPKEIRRLVGYMPDFFGVYDDMKVIEYLEFFAAAYRIKGPKRRKVCDEVLDLVGLDYKRDALATSLSRGMTQRLGLARVLLHDPQVLLLDEPASGLDPRVRIEIRRVIKHLGEMGKTVMVSSHILPELADMCNKIGIIEKGKMEVSTSVADVMLLVRHQTVLRIRVAGDQEPAARLLEQHTGVEKVELAHGGLTVTLREGVKDYSDFAAILSAAGQKLTLLKEDEMNLETAFMALTKGITA; encoded by the coding sequence GTGATCGAAACTCGCGACCTCACGAAAAAATATGGCGATCTGTTCGCCGTGCAGTCGCTCGATATCAAGCTCGAGCCGGGCGACGTGTTCGGATTCATCGGCCCGAACGGCTCCGGCAAGACGACGACGATGCGCATGCTGGCCACGCTCTTGAATCCCACTTGGGGCGAGGCCTATGTCGGCGGTTATTCGATCTACACCAAGCCGAAAGAGATTCGCCGCCTCGTGGGATACATGCCCGATTTCTTCGGCGTTTACGACGACATGAAGGTGATCGAGTATTTGGAATTTTTCGCGGCCGCGTATCGCATCAAGGGGCCGAAACGCCGCAAGGTGTGCGATGAGGTGCTCGATTTAGTCGGGCTCGACTACAAGCGCGACGCGCTGGCCACGAGCCTTTCGCGCGGCATGACGCAGCGCCTCGGCCTGGCCCGCGTGCTGCTGCACGATCCGCAGGTGCTATTGCTCGACGAGCCGGCGAGCGGGCTCGACCCGCGCGTGCGGATCGAGATTCGACGCGTGATCAAGCATCTCGGCGAAATGGGTAAGACCGTGATGGTGTCGAGCCATATCCTGCCCGAGTTGGCCGACATGTGCAACAAGATCGGCATCATCGAGAAAGGCAAGATGGAGGTGTCGACCAGCGTGGCCGACGTGATGTTGCTGGTGCGGCATCAAACCGTGCTGCGCATCCGCGTGGCGGGCGACCAGGAGCCGGCCGCTCGACTTCTGGAGCAACATACGGGCGTCGAAAAAGTCGAACTCGCCCACGGCGGCCTGACGGTAACGCTCCGCGAGGGCGTGAAAGACTACAGCGATTTCGCCGCAATCCTCTCTGCCGCCGGCCAGAAGCTAACGTTGTTGAAAGAAGACGAAATGAACCTCGAAACGGCGTTCATGGCCCTTACGAAAGGAATCACGGCGTAG
- a CDS encoding class I SAM-dependent methyltransferase: MRAATYAAEAEVEEYHWWFAGRRKLFARIIKKMATPRDAAILDVGSSTGTNLRMLRDAGFTSFQGVDISPESQYFCNAKGLGPVELGSILDLPHPDSSFDLVLATDVIEHIDDDLAAIGELRRVLRPGGLALITVPAFECLWGPQDVVAEHKRRYRIHNLQDTIKRARLEIVERYYFNFILFLPILFARKALRLLSVPIRSENDLNFGLMNAVLRAVFEIDTRSAAAINPPFGVSILALCRKPSLPAAPTNPT, translated from the coding sequence ATGAGAGCCGCAACGTACGCCGCCGAGGCGGAAGTCGAGGAATACCACTGGTGGTTCGCAGGCCGCCGCAAACTGTTTGCGCGAATCATCAAGAAAATGGCAACGCCACGGGACGCGGCCATCCTCGACGTCGGATCAAGTACCGGCACGAACCTGCGCATGCTGCGGGATGCCGGTTTCACCAGTTTCCAGGGCGTCGATATCAGCCCGGAGTCGCAATATTTTTGCAACGCAAAAGGGCTCGGGCCCGTCGAATTGGGAAGTATCCTCGACCTGCCCCACCCCGATTCGTCGTTCGACCTCGTGCTTGCGACGGACGTCATTGAGCACATCGACGACGATCTTGCCGCGATCGGCGAACTGCGCCGGGTTTTGCGGCCCGGGGGCCTCGCGCTTATCACGGTGCCTGCCTTCGAGTGCTTGTGGGGGCCGCAAGACGTTGTAGCGGAGCACAAACGTCGGTATCGGATTCACAATCTTCAGGATACGATTAAGCGTGCGCGGCTGGAGATTGTGGAACGATATTACTTTAACTTCATACTCTTCCTGCCAATTCTCTTTGCTCGGAAAGCGCTCCGGCTGCTGTCGGTGCCGATCCGGAGCGAGAACGACCTGAACTTTGGGCTGATGAACGCCGTGCTTCGCGCCGTGTTCGAAATTGACACACGGAGCGCAGCGGCAATTAACCCACCGTTCGGCGTTTCGATTCTGGCGCTTTGCAGAAAGCCGTCGTTGCCCGCCGCCCCGACCAATCCGACTTGA
- a CDS encoding methyltransferase domain-containing protein: MRREFVDLLCCPNCLADLRIDESHADAGHVIDGSLACSNCETRFPITRGVPRLLPDDGNRSQIRENTAERFSFEWHHFADFDVAVEEQSMSTWMSPSRLDDLKGLTVLDAGCGMGRHAVIAAAHGVGRLVGLDLGNAVDAAVANTKHLENVCIVQGDIYHPPVKNGAFDAAYSLGVLHHLPDPQCGFKALAPKVKPGGWIHVWLYGREGNRMLLLVLNPIRRVTSRMPLALLKIISGVTAVPVALAAKTLYRLPWLGARLPYAAYMCWLDPASFAKIHAIVFDQLLAPVAYYMRRDEVLRLADIPECTVRAIEHNRGMSWGLTVQRTPNGESGKLHKTESAAR; this comes from the coding sequence ATGAGACGTGAATTCGTCGATCTGCTTTGTTGTCCAAACTGCCTCGCCGATTTGCGGATCGACGAAAGTCATGCTGATGCTGGCCATGTGATCGACGGGTCGTTGGCCTGCAGCAACTGCGAAACCCGATTTCCGATCACCCGAGGCGTCCCGCGCCTCTTGCCGGACGATGGCAACCGCTCGCAGATTCGCGAAAACACTGCCGAGCGGTTCAGTTTCGAATGGCACCATTTTGCCGACTTCGACGTGGCCGTCGAAGAACAAAGCATGTCGACTTGGATGAGCCCGAGCCGATTGGATGATTTAAAGGGCCTCACGGTGCTTGACGCGGGTTGCGGCATGGGTCGTCATGCCGTGATTGCCGCGGCCCACGGCGTCGGCCGGCTCGTCGGTCTCGATCTTGGCAATGCGGTCGATGCCGCGGTTGCAAACACAAAGCATCTGGAAAATGTCTGCATCGTCCAGGGCGATATCTACCATCCACCCGTCAAGAACGGCGCATTCGACGCCGCCTATTCTCTTGGCGTGCTGCACCATTTACCCGATCCGCAATGCGGCTTTAAGGCATTGGCGCCAAAGGTGAAGCCGGGTGGATGGATCCATGTCTGGCTATACGGTCGCGAAGGGAATCGGATGTTGCTGCTGGTGCTCAATCCGATCCGGCGGGTTACGTCGCGGATGCCCTTGGCGCTGCTGAAAATTATTTCAGGCGTGACCGCTGTACCGGTTGCGCTCGCCGCGAAGACGCTTTACCGGCTGCCGTGGCTTGGTGCGCGATTGCCGTACGCGGCGTATATGTGTTGGCTGGACCCGGCATCGTTCGCGAAAATCCATGCCATCGTTTTCGACCAACTTTTGGCCCCGGTGGCGTATTACATGCGCCGCGACGAGGTATTGCGATTGGCCGACATACCAGAATGCACGGTGCGGGCTATCGAGCACAACCGCGGCATGAGTTGGGGCCTTACGGTCCAACGAACGCCGAATGGAGAATCCGGCAAATTGCACAAGACTGAATCTGCCGCACGGTGA
- a CDS encoding NAD-dependent epimerase/dehydratase family protein: protein MITGGAGFVGSNLSVSLKEAFPSVAVTAFDNLKRRGSELNLARLRGHGIQFVHGDVRCWEDVEQWPAFDLLIDCSAEPSVQAGLDASPLPVIANNLIGTIHCMEAARRNNAALLFLSTSRVYPIAPLNRLAVFEEPTRFRWTGEESLPGFSVEGIAEEFPLDGPRSLYGATKLASELLLQEYAFSYRMPVLINRCGILTGPWQMGKVDQGVVTLWVARHAFDRELTYCGYGGHGKQLRDMLHTSDLFDLLCRQLARPSAWDGRIYNVGGGRAVCASLMELTAVCRELTGKTIDIRSRPETSPVDLRIYVTDHRRATADFGWRPQRAVHDILSDIYSWLQARRSDLRDILA, encoded by the coding sequence TTGATTACGGGGGGGGCGGGTTTCGTCGGGTCGAATCTTTCGGTCTCGTTGAAGGAGGCCTTTCCGTCGGTGGCGGTGACCGCGTTCGACAACCTGAAGCGTCGTGGCAGCGAGTTGAATCTCGCCCGGCTTCGCGGGCATGGAATCCAGTTCGTGCACGGCGACGTTCGCTGTTGGGAAGACGTCGAGCAATGGCCGGCGTTCGATCTGCTCATCGATTGCTCAGCCGAGCCATCGGTGCAGGCCGGGCTCGATGCCTCACCGTTGCCGGTGATTGCCAACAACTTGATCGGCACGATCCATTGCATGGAAGCTGCCCGGCGAAACAACGCCGCGCTGCTTTTCCTGAGCACCAGCCGGGTTTACCCGATCGCCCCGCTGAATCGCCTGGCCGTCTTCGAAGAACCCACGCGGTTTCGCTGGACGGGCGAGGAGTCGTTGCCGGGCTTTTCAGTGGAAGGCATTGCCGAGGAGTTTCCGCTCGACGGACCCCGCTCATTGTATGGCGCCACCAAGCTGGCCAGTGAACTGCTCCTCCAAGAATATGCCTTTAGTTATCGAATGCCTGTGCTCATCAATCGATGCGGCATCTTGACGGGTCCGTGGCAGATGGGCAAAGTTGATCAAGGGGTGGTCACGCTTTGGGTCGCCCGGCACGCCTTCGACCGCGAGTTGACCTATTGCGGCTACGGCGGTCATGGCAAACAACTGCGCGACATGCTGCACACTTCGGACTTGTTTGACCTGCTTTGTCGCCAGCTAGCGCGGCCTTCGGCCTGGGACGGGCGTATTTATAACGTGGGCGGTGGTCGCGCCGTTTGCGCATCGCTGATGGAATTGACCGCCGTGTGTCGCGAACTGACCGGCAAAACCATCGATATTCGCAGCCGACCGGAAACCTCGCCGGTCGACCTGCGGATCTACGTTACTGACCATCGCCGAGCCACTGCCGATTTCGGCTGGCGCCCCCAGCGAGCGGTACACGATATTCTGTCGGACATCTACTCCTGGTTGCAGGCGCGCCGTAGCGACCTGCGTGATATCCTTGCGTGA
- a CDS encoding methyltransferase domain-containing protein: MRCPASGEPLHAAGTALVSESGAHRYAVCDAGIPVMADEFCSAEGRIQREHYDRIAAAYLANLKYPHTEEYHRYLDAALISALKTDNLGTAAEICCGRGEAFRLLGDRVERGIGLDVSLNMLRAARADLGPDRYLFVQGDATAMPLRSGAFDNVFMFGGIHHVNDRRRLFSEVFRILKPGGRFIWREPVSDFFLWRWLRYVIYKVSPALDFDTERPLRWEETVPLLQAAGFELGIWQTYGFFGFCLFENSDVLVFNRWFRFLPGIRALTRLATRLDDLVVRLPGFGRAGLQVVGAATRPSTAAGSDPDGAHGWSEEIRHLTPR; the protein is encoded by the coding sequence ATGCGGTGCCCGGCGTCGGGCGAACCGTTGCACGCGGCGGGAACCGCGCTCGTCAGCGAGTCCGGTGCCCACCGCTATGCCGTTTGTGACGCCGGCATCCCCGTGATGGCCGACGAGTTTTGCTCCGCAGAGGGCAGGATTCAGCGCGAACACTACGATCGCATCGCGGCCGCGTATCTGGCAAATCTGAAATATCCGCACACCGAGGAATATCATCGCTATCTCGACGCGGCGCTTATCTCCGCACTCAAGACGGACAACCTCGGCACCGCGGCCGAAATTTGCTGCGGCCGCGGTGAGGCGTTCCGGCTGCTGGGGGATCGCGTGGAGCGTGGCATCGGGCTCGACGTGTCGCTGAATATGTTGCGGGCTGCGCGGGCCGATCTCGGGCCGGACCGCTACCTCTTTGTTCAAGGCGACGCGACGGCGATGCCGTTGCGCAGCGGGGCATTCGATAATGTATTCATGTTCGGCGGCATACATCACGTCAATGATCGTCGGCGGCTGTTTTCTGAGGTGTTTCGAATCCTCAAGCCGGGTGGCCGATTTATATGGCGGGAGCCGGTCAGCGATTTTTTTCTCTGGCGCTGGCTGCGATACGTGATTTACAAGGTCTCGCCGGCACTCGATTTCGACACCGAGCGGCCGCTACGATGGGAGGAGACGGTTCCCTTGCTCCAGGCAGCCGGCTTCGAACTGGGAATATGGCAGACGTATGGTTTTTTTGGTTTTTGTCTGTTCGAGAATAGCGACGTTCTGGTTTTCAATCGCTGGTTTCGATTCCTTCCAGGAATTCGTGCTTTAACGCGGTTAGCAACCCGCCTGGATGATTTGGTCGTGCGTTTGCCTGGCTTCGGCCGGGCCGGCCTCCAGGTTGTCGGAGCGGCAACCAGGCCATCGACCGCCGCGGGTTCCGATCCGGACGGTGCGCACGGCTGGTCGGAAGAAATCCGCCACTTGACGCCAAGATGA
- a CDS encoding class I SAM-dependent methyltransferase, whose amino-acid sequence MESISCLICGADKGRPIFDRESPRHVICRRCGFVYENPRPSFAEMLAYYRSGYYESLPPADPTARSERGEAICSWAGDRIGPDDLVVEIGCGHGAALNHVRRQFGCKAIGIEPSESQAAVARATFGLDVIGGGFENADIGEGKAKLVFLFHVLEHLHDPIAAIRKCGRALADDGVLFIEVPNVLNPNRRKRLSAWFSLEHIWYFSPATLTAVAAMAGFSPLRIEATNAVRLLARNGGSPVTIPNEFGSVRRALWRHDAVYWPRKIMAKLLGRG is encoded by the coding sequence ATGGAATCGATTAGCTGCCTGATCTGCGGCGCTGACAAGGGCCGGCCGATCTTCGACCGAGAATCGCCGCGGCATGTTATCTGCCGGCGTTGCGGCTTCGTGTACGAAAACCCGCGGCCGAGCTTTGCGGAGATGCTCGCGTACTATCGGTCAGGCTACTACGAATCGCTCCCTCCCGCCGATCCGACGGCTCGCAGCGAGCGCGGCGAGGCGATTTGCAGTTGGGCCGGAGATCGAATTGGCCCGGATGATTTGGTCGTCGAAATCGGCTGCGGCCACGGTGCGGCGCTGAACCACGTGCGGCGGCAATTCGGTTGCAAGGCGATCGGGATCGAGCCATCGGAATCGCAAGCGGCAGTTGCGAGAGCCACCTTCGGCCTCGACGTCATTGGCGGCGGATTCGAAAACGCCGATATCGGCGAAGGAAAGGCGAAGCTGGTGTTTCTGTTTCACGTTCTCGAGCACCTGCACGACCCCATTGCCGCGATTCGCAAGTGCGGCAGGGCCTTGGCCGACGACGGCGTCCTTTTCATCGAAGTGCCGAACGTGCTGAATCCCAACCGGCGCAAGCGGCTGTCCGCGTGGTTTTCGCTGGAGCATATTTGGTACTTTTCTCCGGCGACATTGACCGCCGTCGCTGCGATGGCAGGCTTCTCACCGCTGAGAATCGAGGCAACGAACGCGGTACGGTTGCTGGCGCGCAACGGCGGTTCGCCTGTAACGATCCCAAATGAGTTCGGGAGCGTCCGTCGCGCGCTATGGAGACACGACGCGGTGTATTGGCCAAGGAAAATCATGGCGAAGCTGCTTGGCCGCGGCTAG
- a CDS encoding MFS transporter, which produces MACEIETAECIAATGVCIAPSPVTSPSPVSPKRQSETRRNLRISVADGLACSIMIGIGETYLPAFALALGTGQVLAGLIASVPIFAGAMLQLISPAAIRWLGSNRRWVIGCVTVQAISFLPMLAAALVGHISTALLFLLAAVYWASGMASTPAWNHWIDTLVPQRIRARYMGRRSRFLQAGILAGFVGGGLALEFGETLGRPLWAFAMLFLVASICRFISAGFLLAQSEPVHVGAQGSIAGLRGACRRLRKDREGRLLVYLWALQMAAQTAGPFYAPFMLGLLKFSYLKYMLIVSAALITKAVALPTLGKVAHRFGARRLLTFGGIAVIPLSTLWILSQGTTYLLSVQVISGVCWAAYELATLLMFFEAVERRQRIGMLTLYNIGYAAATVAGALCGGAVLAFVGEPGGYFAVFGLSAIARFATMPLLLRIGAAAPPIIADTISDAPAETAAAEFADEEVDLAAPPQVIEMIPPFAAVEDLSGSQVA; this is translated from the coding sequence GTGGCTTGTGAGATAGAAACAGCCGAGTGTATTGCGGCGACGGGCGTCTGCATCGCGCCGTCGCCAGTTACGTCGCCGTCGCCAGTTTCGCCCAAGCGCCAGAGCGAGACGCGGCGGAATCTTCGCATCAGCGTTGCCGACGGGCTGGCTTGCAGCATCATGATCGGCATCGGCGAGACGTATTTGCCGGCGTTCGCGCTGGCGTTGGGCACCGGGCAGGTTCTGGCCGGCTTGATCGCGAGCGTGCCGATCTTTGCCGGGGCGATGTTGCAATTGATTTCGCCGGCCGCGATTCGCTGGCTCGGCTCGAATCGCCGTTGGGTGATCGGCTGCGTGACGGTGCAGGCGATCAGCTTCTTGCCCATGCTGGCCGCGGCGCTGGTCGGCCATATTTCCACGGCACTATTGTTTCTGCTCGCGGCGGTGTATTGGGCTTCGGGAATGGCGTCGACGCCTGCGTGGAACCATTGGATCGACACACTAGTCCCGCAGCGAATTCGAGCCCGATACATGGGCCGCCGCTCGCGATTCCTGCAAGCCGGAATCCTCGCCGGCTTTGTCGGAGGCGGGCTGGCGTTGGAATTCGGCGAGACGCTCGGGCGGCCGCTATGGGCGTTTGCCATGCTGTTTCTCGTCGCATCGATTTGCCGGTTCATCAGCGCGGGTTTTCTGTTAGCTCAAAGCGAGCCGGTGCACGTCGGCGCCCAGGGCTCGATTGCCGGGTTGCGCGGCGCCTGCAGGCGGTTGCGGAAAGATCGCGAGGGGCGGTTGCTGGTCTATCTGTGGGCTCTGCAAATGGCGGCACAAACGGCGGGCCCGTTTTACGCTCCCTTCATGCTCGGGCTGCTGAAGTTTTCCTATCTCAAATACATGCTGATCGTTTCGGCGGCATTGATCACCAAGGCCGTGGCGCTGCCGACGCTCGGAAAGGTGGCCCATCGTTTTGGGGCCCGGCGGCTGTTGACGTTTGGCGGAATTGCCGTGATCCCGCTATCGACGCTGTGGATCCTTTCGCAGGGAACGACGTACTTGCTGAGCGTGCAAGTGATCTCCGGCGTATGTTGGGCGGCCTACGAATTGGCAACACTGCTGATGTTTTTCGAGGCCGTCGAGCGGCGGCAGCGAATCGGAATGCTGACGCTCTACAACATCGGCTATGCGGCAGCGACCGTGGCGGGCGCATTGTGCGGCGGCGCGGTTCTGGCGTTCGTCGGCGAGCCGGGCGGATATTTCGCCGTATTTGGCCTCTCGGCGATCGCGCGCTTCGCGACGATGCCGCTATTGCTGCGCATCGGGGCCGCGGCACCACCGATCATCGCCGACACCATTTCCGACGCGCCCGCCGAAACGGCGGCTGCTGAATTTGCCGACGAGGAAGTCGACCTAGCGGCGCCCCCGCAGGTCATCGAGATGATCCCACCCTTCGCGGCCGTCGAAGATCTGAGCGGCAGCCAAGTGGCATAG
- a CDS encoding DUF6690 family protein, protein MFRRGMLFFVAMCAAVGVPYAANEWGKPRQVAGQPNGAAANGGPANPAGFPGAAYPTTAAYANAAASLDGVAPLPSIAGLPATDAEINAPPVVEMSDALRFDVTASWILGRWPRVTAGLPDAGLQGFRVAFMSGTQQDDVAGSLTYYFNREHLCQRITFQGTTGDARKLITLLASRYGFVKQTSDDPGMWLYQIRWNGRATSELQIRPARIIRADAPNARFEVLLAMNDASGH, encoded by the coding sequence ATGTTTCGCCGCGGGATGCTGTTTTTCGTCGCGATGTGTGCCGCGGTCGGTGTTCCCTATGCGGCGAACGAATGGGGCAAACCGCGGCAAGTTGCCGGACAGCCCAATGGGGCCGCGGCAAACGGTGGCCCAGCGAATCCGGCCGGATTTCCCGGTGCCGCGTATCCGACAACCGCCGCCTATGCGAACGCTGCCGCATCGCTCGACGGCGTTGCCCCCCTGCCGTCGATCGCCGGGCTGCCGGCCACGGATGCGGAAATAAACGCTCCGCCAGTCGTCGAAATGTCGGATGCGCTGCGATTCGACGTAACCGCGTCTTGGATCTTGGGACGCTGGCCGCGAGTCACGGCCGGGCTGCCCGACGCGGGCCTGCAGGGCTTTCGCGTGGCGTTCATGTCGGGCACTCAACAAGACGATGTTGCCGGCTCGCTCACCTACTATTTCAACCGCGAGCACCTGTGCCAACGAATCACATTTCAAGGCACGACGGGCGACGCCCGCAAGCTCATTACGCTGTTGGCAAGCCGCTACGGTTTCGTAAAGCAAACGAGCGACGATCCGGGCATGTGGCTGTATCAAATTCGCTGGAACGGCCGAGCAACGAGCGAGTTGCAAATTCGCCCGGCCCGGATAATCCGCGCCGACGCCCCGAACGCCCGCTTCGAGGTGCTGTTGGCGATGAACGACGCCTCAGGGCATTAG